In a genomic window of Telopea speciosissima isolate NSW1024214 ecotype Mountain lineage chromosome 5, Tspe_v1, whole genome shotgun sequence:
- the LOC122661807 gene encoding protein PLANT CADMIUM RESISTANCE 2-like: MDSSERNANRNFTPASSATTQPLLDSDSSSTPPPEYPNGWAPWSSGLFDCGADIKNCGITMWCPCITYGQISETLFENANCVSEGTIYTLLMFLPGLNCFCSTLNRLCMRQRFAFEESPCEDCLVHCFCEQCALCQEYRELKSRGFDMNIEGWRRGNMERQILEAAAEAGVEKAPTVPQSTSRMACKSD, from the exons ATGGATTCATCAGAGAGAAATGCTAACCGGAATTTCACTCCAGCTTCCTCTGCCACCACCCAACCTCTTCTAGATTCCGATTCTTCTTCAACTCCTCCTCCTGAGTATCCAAATGGTTGGGCTCCTTGGTCATCCGGCCTCTTCGACTGCGGTGCCGATATTAAGAACT GTGGCATAACAATGTGGTGTCCATGCATTACCTACGGTCAGATCTCAGAGACCCTGTTTGAGAATGCAAACTGTGTTTCAGAAGGAACAATCTATACACTTCTAATGTTCTTACCCGGCTTAAATTGCTTTTGCTCGACTCTCAATCGGTTATGTATGAGGCAGCGATTTGCCTTCGAAGAGAGTCCTTGTGAGGATTGTCTGGTTCATTGTTTCTGTGAGCAATGTGCCCTTTGCCAAGAGTATAGAGAGCTCAAAAGCCGTGGTTTCGACATGAACATCGAAG GATGGAGAAGAGGTAACATGGAAAGGCAGATCCtagaagcagcagcagaagcTGGAGTGGAGAAGGCTCCCACCGTGCCCCAAAGCACGAGTCGCATGGCCTGTAAGAGTGACTAA
- the LOC122660883 gene encoding cellulose synthase-like protein D4, producing the protein MASLSTNPSKKAIRSPRASESQPSRSSSGQTVKFARRTSSGRYVSLERDDLDMSGEINGDYMNYTVHIPPTPDNQPMDSSVATKAEEQYVANSLFTGGFNSVTRAHLMDKVIDSEVSHPQMAGSRGSACGMPACDGKVMRDERGNDITPCECRFKICRDCFLDATKGSGICPGCKEPYKIGDYDDDDMQDMMSGRLPLPGLDDSSKMDRRMSVMNSNNNKSMLLRNQTGEFDHNRWLFETKGTYGYGNAFWPQDDMYGDEDRDEGLQGGMVETADKPWRPLSRVIPMPAGIISPYRLLIAVRFVVLCFFLTWRLQHPNDEAMWLWMMSVVCEVWFAFSWILDQVPKLCPVNRCTELEVLRDKFDMPTPYNPTGRSDLPAVDLFVSTADPEKEPPLVTANTILSILAVDYPVEKLACYISDDGGALLTFEAMAEACSFADLWVPFCRKHDIEPRNPDSYFALKGDPTKNKRRSDFVKDRRRIKREYDEFKVRINGLPDSIRRRSDAFNAREEMKMLKHMRETGGDPLEPVKVQKATWMADGTHWPGTWATPSRDHKKGDHASILQVMLKPPSADALMGCAEDKIIDFTDVDIRLPMFVYMSREKRQGYDHNKKAGAMNALVRSSAVLSNGSFILNLDCDHYIFNCKAVREGLCFMMDRGGEDICYIQFPQRFEGIDPSDRYANNNTVFFDGNMRALDGVQGPFYVGTGCMFRRFALYGFDPPNVNKIVKNGEQETRALKPTDFDPDLDVNMLPKRFGNSTLLAESIPICEFQGRPLADHPAIKYGRPPGILTVPREPLDATTVAEAVSVISCWYEDKTEWGDRVGWIYGSVTEDVVTGYRMHNRGWRSVYCVTKRDAFRGSAPINLTDRLHQVLRWATGSVEIFFSRNNAFLATRKVKFLQRLSYINVGVYPFTSLFLIVYCFLPALSLFSGYFIVKTLSVTFLLYLLVTTLCLIGSAILEVKWSGIALEEWWRNEQFWLISGTSAHLAAVLQGLLKVVAGIEISFTLTSKSAGDENEDAFAELYLVKWTSLMIPPIVIGMVNIIAIATAFARTIYASSPQWNKFVGGAFFSLWVLTHLYPFAKGLMGRGGKTPTIVFVWSGLIAITLSLLWIAVNPQKAPTTPATSGFQFP; encoded by the exons atggcaTCTTTATCGACAAACCCATCAAAGAAGGCTATAAGGAGTCCCAGAGCTTCAGAATCACAGCCAAGCAGAAGTTCAAGTGGGCAAACGGTGAAATTCGCAAGAAGGACTTCAAGCGGTCGTTATGTGAGCCTTGAGAGGGATGACCTTGACATGTCAGGAGAGATTAATGGAGATTACATGAACTACACCGTTCACATTCCTCCGACACCGGACAACCAACCTATGGACTCGTCGGTGGCGACGAAAGCCGAAGAACAATACGTAGCGAATTCTCTGTTCACCGGAGGGTTTAACAGTGTTACCCGTGCTCATCTCATGGATAAGGTCATCGATTCCGAAGTATCTCACCCTCAGATGGCTGGATCCAGAGGTTCTGCATGTGGTATGCCTGCTTGTGATGGTAAGGTAATGAGAGACGAGAGAGGTAATGATATCACTCCTTGCGAATGCAG GTTCAAAATTTGCAGAGATTGTTTCCTAGATGCAACAAAAGGGTCAGGAATATGCCCGGGATGCAAGGAACCATACAAGATTGGAGATTACGACGATGACGACATGCAAGATATGATGAGTGGGAGACTTCCATTGCCAGGACTAGATGATTCTTCAAAGATGGATCGTCGAATGTCAGTGATGAATTCCAATAACAATAAATCTATGTTGTTAAGAAATCAAACTGGAGAATTCGATCATAACAGATGGTTGTTCGAGACAAAAGGTACTTACGGTTATGGAAATGCTTTCTGGCCTCAAGACGACATGTATGGTGATGAAGACAGAGATGAAGGTCTTCAAGGTGGAATGGTGGAAACAGCAGATAAACCATGGAGACCATTGAGTAGAGTTATTCCAATGCCTGCTGGAATCATAAGCCCTTATAGGTTATTGATTGCAGTGAGGTTTGTTGTGCTCTGTTTCTTCCTGACATGGCGTTTACAGCACCCAAACGATGAGGCTATGTGGTTATGGATGATGTCGGTGGTATGTGAGGTCTGGTTCGCTTTCTCTTGGATTCTTGATCAGGTCCCTAAGCTCTGTCCAGTTAATCGTTGCACAGAATTGGAAGTTTTAAGGGACAAGTTCGATATGCCCACCCCTTATAATCCTACCGGAAGGTCTGATCTTCCCGCCGTTGATCTCTTCGTTTCTACCGCCGATCCAGAGAAGGAACCACCATTAGTTACTGCAAACACCATTCTTTCCATCTTAGCAGTTGATTATCCTGTGGAGAAGCTCGCTTGTTACATATCTGATGATGGTGGTGCACTTCTGACCTTTGAGGCTATGGCTGAAGCTTGTAGTTTTGCTGACTTGTGGGTCCCTTTCTGCAGAAAACATGATATTGAACCTAGGAACCCGGATTCTTATTTTGCCTTGAAAGGGGACCCCACAAAGAACAAGAGACGGTCGGATTTTGTTAAGGACAGGAGAAGGATCAAGAGAGAGTATGATGAGTTTAAGGTCAGGATTAATGGTCTCCCAGATTCTATTCGGAGGAGATCTGATGCATTTAATGcgagggaggagatgaagatgttgaagCACATGAGAGAAACTGGTGGTGATCCCTTGGAGCCTGTTAAGGTTCAGAAAGCCACGTGGATGGCTGATGGGACCCACTGGCCTGGTACGTGGGCCACCCCTTCCCGTGATCATAAAAAAGGTGACCATGCTAGTATCCTCCAG GTGATGCTAAAGCCACCAAGTGCAGATGCTTTAATGGGGTGTGCAGAAGATAAGATCATAGATTTCACTGATGTGGATATAAGGCTTCCCATGTTCGTGTACATGTCTCGTGAGAAGCGTCAAGGCTATGATCACAACAAGAAAGCAGGAGCCATGAACGCACTGGTTCGTTCTTCAGCTGTTCTTTCTAATGGCTCCTTCATCCTAAATCTCGATTGTGATCATTATATCTTCAATTGCAAAGCCGTTCGAGAGGGTCTCTGTTTCATGATGGATCGTGGAGGCGAAGACATTTGCTATATTCAATTCCCCCAAAGGTTTGAAGGTATTGATCCTTCTGATCGTTATGCCAATAACAATACTGTCTTCTTCGATGGAAATATGCGAGCATTGGATGGTGTGCAG GGCCCGTTTTATGTGGGAACAGGATGTATGTTCAGGAGATTTGCTCTGTACGGGTTTGATCCTCCGAATGTGAATAAAATAGTGAAGAACGGAGAACAAGAGACGCGTGCGTTGAAACCCACCGATTTTGATCCTGATCTAGACGTGAACATGCTTCCTAAGCGGTTCGGCAATTCAACCTTACTTGCAGAGTCCATACCAATTTGCGAGTTCCAAGGCCGCCCACTCGCCGACCATCCTGCAATCAAGTATGGAAGACCACCTGGAATCCTTACCGTCCCACGCGAGCCTCTTGATGCCACCACCGTCGCTGAGGCAGTTTCTGTAATCTCTTGTTGGTATGAGGACAAGACAGAGTGGGGAGATCGAGTGGGTTGGATTTATGGGTCGGTGACGGAGGACGTGGTGACGGGCTACCGTATGCACAACCGTGGGTGGCGCTCCGTTTACTGTGTCACGAAGCGTGATGCGTTCCGAGGATCGGCACCCATTAACCTCACAGATCGGCTTCATCAGGTGTTGCGATGGGCTACAGGTTCTGTTGAGATCTTTTTCTCCAGAAACAATGCCTTCCTTGCCACCAGGAAGGTCAAGTTTCTGCAACGCTTGTCTTACATCAATGTCGGTGTTTACCCCTTCACTTCCCTCTTCCTTATCGTTTACTGCTTCCTTCCtgcactctctctcttctctgggTACTTTATCGTGAAAACCTTGAGTGTTACTTTCCTCTTATACCTCCTAGTCACCACTCTTTGCCTCATCGGTTCTGCCATTCTGGAGGTCAAGTGGTCTGGTATTGCCCTTGAGGAGTGGTGGAGAAACGAGCAGTTCTGGCTCATCTCAGGCACCAGTGCTCACTTGGCCGCTGTGTTACAGGGGCTTCTCAAGGTCGTTGCAGGTATTGAAATCTCATTTACTTTGACTTCCAAATCTGCGGGAGACGAGAATGAAGACGCATTTGCAGAGCTCTACTTGGTCAAGTGGACTTCTTTGATGATTCCTCCCATCGTCATCGGCATGGTTAACATAATTGCGATTGCTACTGCATTTGCTAGGACAATCTATGCTTCCTCCCCTCAATGGAACAAGTTCGTGGGAGGAGCTTTCTTTAGTCTCTGGGTATTGACTCATCTCTATCCCTTCGCAAAGGGGCTCATGGGAAGGGGAGGCAAGACACCCACCATTGTATTTGTCTGGTCAGGTCTGATCGCTATTACTTTGTCCTTACTTTGGATAGCAGTTAACCCACAAAAGGCGCCTACAACGCCCGCTACTTCAGGATTTCAGTTCCCATGA